In Methanobrevibacter arboriphilus JCM 13429 = DSM 1125, the DNA window AATAATAAATAAAAAATAAAAATAATAAAAAACAGAAATATAATTATAATAATATAATAATATTGAAATCTATTTTGAAAAATAATCTAGGATACGGTTATATGGACAAATTATTTATTTTGTTTATAATTTTAATAATATTAGGAATTGTAGTAGGTGTTTCTAATCAAAATATAGTTGATGATAGTCTTAATAATATAAAAACAATACTTGAAGGAGAAGCTAACCAAGAACCAATAGCTAATCTTAGTACAAATTATAACAATACTACAAATAGCTATAATAATTCTACAAACAAAACTAATTCTAATAGCAAGATTAATTCTAATAATATTACTGATAATAATAGTAATAATAGTAATTTTAATGAGAAAAGTGATTTAATTAATTCAAATAATCCTGTAAAAACATATAACAATAATGGAATATCTTTTTCTTATCCTAGTTATTGGAGTTTTGATCAATTAAACAAGTTTTTAAGTTTATATCAAAAAGAGTATTTAAGTCGTTGGGATGATGGATTAATATTTTATATTTCAGATAACTCACTAGAAGAAGAATTAGAACTTCAAAAAAGTAAAAGATTCAAACAACCAACTAATATTACAGTTGATGGTAAAAAAGCCTATTCTTTAACTAGTACAAAAGCAGATTATTGGCATCAGCTAATCATAGTCCAAAAAAACAAAACTCACTCCTATGTTTTTATATTTTATTGTGATAGAGAACTTAAAAAACAAGATAAAATATTATTTAATGAAATACTAAAAACAATGAAATTAGAATAATACAATTATAACATAAGATTAATCAATATGAGATTATCAATAGAATTTATTATAAATTTACAAAATATTAAATTTACAACATATTAAATTTACAACATATTTCTTTCATAAGTTAAAATCTTATCTATCGCAATGTCAGGATTATAAATTTCTTCTAAATCATAATATCTACCATTAGATAAAAATGCTAACTCCATATTAATATTCCTTCCATGTTTGTGCTTCTTTTCAAAATCAATGATAATAGTATATATTTTATTTTCAGCTAACTCCTCACCCATAGCTAAAACATCATTTATAGGGCTTCCTCTAACCTTTTTATTATAACTATCAGTTAGACCAACATTAGGCATTCCATCTGAAAGCAATATTAACATTGGAATAAACTCTCCCTTTTTATTCTCATTTTTAAGTATTTCAATAGCTTTTTCAAGACCTGAAGCCATTGGAGTTGTTCCTCCAACTGTGATCTTATCAAGCTTCTCTAAAAAAGAACTAGGACGTTTAGTACTTGGAATTATTACTTCAGAATCCCGACCTTTAAAACCTATGACTGTTAATTTATCCCTATTCCTATTAACATTCCTAATTATTCTTTCTAAAATACCCCTAATCTTATTAACTTTCTTTTCAGCAAGCATTGACCCACTCATATCAACTACCAAAGCTATACTAGCTCTTGCTTTATGTTTTCTAACTTTTTCACGAATATCTTCATTTTTTATATCTACTTTTAAGGCATTTTTCTTATTTAATTCTGTATTTTTAGATGTTTTAGATTTTATAGCTGCACGTATAGTAGCATCAATAGCTATATCTGAATTTGAAACATTTGGAGAATATTTACTTTTTACATACTTCCCTTTTTCACTTTTTGAATTAACTCTTGATCCATAAAACTTTTCTTTTTCACGTCCTTCCATTACAAGCATTTTACGAATATCTTTTTCAAGAGACTCTAAATCGAATTCATTTATTTCTTTTTCAGACTTATTTTCATTATAATCCATCTGATATTCATCATCTATCTTATCTGAATCATTTACTTCCCCTTGAAGTTGATTTTCATTATTATAATCATCATTAGAAGGATTATCTAAATCATTATTTTCTTCATTATTCTCCCCATCAGATTTATCTTCATCATTTTCATCTAAATTATCCTCACTATCCAAATCATTAAGATTATCATCTATATTATTATCAAAGCTATTATCAGAGCCATTATCTTCATTTAAATCATTATCTTGAACATATTCATTGGAATTATCATCCTGAATATCTTCATTAGAATCATCTTCTTTGCTCGAATCTTGATTTTGACTAGAATTTTCATCATCATCTGAATCTTCACTATTTTCTTCCTGATTCATTTCACTTTGAGCCTGTTGAATCTGATTTTGAATTTGATTATTATCACATTCATTTATTTCTCCTAAAACAAGCAATATGCTTTCTTCAAGATCATCCATAGTAACTTTCCAATGATTGTTAAATGCAGCTATTGCTTTAGCTGTTTTAAGAATTGTTATATCATTCCTATGACCTTCAACACCAAGATTTCTTGTTAATCTAGCTATTATTTCAAAATATTCATCACTAATACTAACTGATGGAAGAAGTTTTCTTGCCATGATTATCCTTTTTTGAAGATTATCTTCAGCATCTGCATACTTAGCTATGAAACTTTCTGGATCTTTTTCAAAGTCATCTATCTGTTTCATAATTTCTATTCTATCTTCAATATTATTAATTCCAGAAACAGAAATTTTTAAACCTATTCGATCGGATAGTTGTCCTCTTAGTTCTCCTTCTTCTGGGTTCATTGTTCCAATTAAAATGAACTTTGATGGGTGTGAAATTGAAATTCCTTCTCTTTCAATAGTGTTAACACCAAATGCAGCAGCATCCAATAAAACATCAACAAGATTATCATCCAAAAGATTAATCTCATCAATATAAAGAATATTACGATTAGCTTGAGCAAGAAGACCAGGCTCTAAAGCTTTAATACCTTCATGAAGAGCCTTTTCAATATCAAGAGAACCAACCACACGATCCTCAGTAGCACCTAAAGGAAGCTCAATAACACGCATAGGTTTTTTAACTAAAAGAACATCATCATCCTTATTTTTATCAATAGCTTTATAAAGTTCAAAATCTTTATAAGATTCTTCATCAGAATTAAAAATATCCCCATCAACAACCTCAATCTCAGGAAGAAGATCAGCCAAAGCCCTAACAGCAGTAGTCTTACCAGTACCACGATCACCCTTAATAAGAACACCACCAATCGAAGGATTAACAGCATTCAAAACAAGAGCCTTCTTAATCTTCTCCTGACCAACAATAGCCGTAAACGGAAAAACACTCTTCTTCATATTTTCACCAATGATAATATCCAATTATAAAATCTAGTATCCATTATTTAATCTAGTATCCATTATTAGTCTAATATCCATTATTTAATCTAGTATCCATTATTAGTCTAATATTCATTATTTAATCCGATATCTAAATTAAATCTTATCTCTCTCATAGTCTATTATTTTTTCTAAAACCATATCAGATAAATCACTTTTAAATGAACCAAATGACATTGAATTTGTATCAACACCTTCTACTTCAAAAATATCTTTGGATAATTTATCACCAAGAATTTCAAGATCATAAAAATTCCCACCAGTTATAAAAGTTAATTCTTTGTTTATACTTCTTCCCTTATTTTTTTCCTTTTCAAAATTAACAATAACTGTATGAATATTATATTTAGCTATCTCTCCACCAACAGCCAAAGCATCCTTAATAGGATTACTTATAATCATTTTATTAGATTTATATTCCTTTGATTTTCCAGAAGAATTATTATATTTTAAAGACTTAGATCTTTTATTAAAATTAGAATTAATATTAGATCTTTCTAAACTTACATTAGTTACCCCATCAGATAATATCATAAGCATTGGAATATATTCTTCCTTATTGAGATCCTTTTTTAAAACCTCTAAACCTTTTTTAAGTCCAGCAGCCATTGGAGTAGTTCCTCCAACAGTTATACTCTCAAGTTTATTTAAAAAAGAATTAGGTCTTTTAGTATTTGGAATAATAACTTCTGAATCCTTACCTTTAAACCCAATAACAGCTAATTTATCCTTGTTAACATGAACATTTAATATTATTTTTTGTAAGATTGCTTTTATTCTATTAAGCTTTTCATCACTAATCATAGAACCACTCATATCCACAATTAATGCAATGGATAATTTAGTTCCATGTTTTCTTACTTTTTCTCTTAAATCCTCTTTTTTTATATTAACTTTTAAATTAGTATCTTTATTAAATTTAGTATATTTATTAAATTTAGAATTATTATTTATATTAGAATTTTTTATATTAGAATTTAATACAGATGCACGAATAGTAGCATCAATAGCTACATCCTCAGAATTATTAGAAATCTTACTTTTAACATACTTTCCTTTTTTACTTTGTGAGTTTACCCGCTTACCATAAAGTTTCTCTCTTTTTACACCTTCAACCATTAATATTTTTTTATATCAAACTTCCCATCAATATTAAATTCATTAAAATTTTCTAATTTTTCACCCTGATTAAGTTTTGAATTAGATTCATCTTTATCTTCAAAATCAGAAGTATTAATAAAATCCTTTTCTTTAGATTCACCATCTCCTAATTCAATATTATCTAAATCTTTATTATTAGAATCATTAAAAGCCTTATCTAATTCTTGATTTTCATGATTTTGATTTGCTTTTTTTAATTTCTCATTTAATGAATCTTCTAATTGTTCTTTAATTTTTTCTTGAAGATTATCATTACTGAAAGAAAAACTATCGTTATCTAAATCATTTTCCCCTTCTTTTTCTCTTTTTTCAATATCATTCCTAATTTTCTGAATCCTTTGATTGAGTAGAGGATCTTCCCCAAGAACAAGAGAAATAGCTTCTTTTAAATCATCAAAATCAACAGTTAAATTACCATTAAAAGATGCAATTGTTTTAGCTGTTTTTAAAATACTTATATCGCTTCTATGTCCTTCTGATGAAAGTTCTAAAGTAATTCTAGCTATTACCTCTAATAAAACATGATCAATAACCACATCATTTAATATTTCCTTAGCTTTTATTATTTTGTTTTGAAGTTTCTCTTGTTTCTTATTGAATTTAGCTCTAAAAGATAAGGGATCTCTTTCAAATGCTTCTCTTCTTTTCATAATTTTTATTCTATCTTCAATGTTTGAAATACCTTCAACTTCAATTTCAAGACCTATTCGATCCGATAGTTGTCCTCTTAGTTCTCCTTCTTCTGGGTTCATTGTTCCAATTAAAATGAACTTTGATGGGTGTGAAATTGAAATTCCTTCTCTTTCAATAGTGTTAACACCAAATGCAGCAGCATCCAATAAAACATCAACAAGATTATCATCCAAAAGATTAATCTCATCAATATAAAGAATATTACGATTAGCTTGAGCAAGAAGACCAGGCTCTAAAGCTTTAATACCTTCATGAAGAGCCTTTTCAATATCAAGAGAACCAACCACACGATCCTCAGTAGCACCTAAAGGAAGCTCAATAACACGCATAGGTTTTTTAACTAAAAGAACATCATCATCCTTATTTTTATCAATAGCTTTATAAAGTTCAAAATCTTTATAAGATTCTTCATCAGAATTAAAAATATCCCCATCAACAACCTCAATCTCAGGAAGAAGATCAGCCAAAGCCCTAACAGCAGTAGTCTTACCAGTACCACGATCACCCTTAATAAGAACACCACCAATCGAAGGATTAACAGCATTCAAAACAAGAGCCTTCTTAATCTTCTCCTGACCAACAATAGCCGTAAACGGAAAAACACTCTTTCTCATATTTTCACCAATAGTAATATCCAATTATACACGATAGTTAATATAATATTTTAGCAATATAGATTATATATTTTAATAAGTTAATTTAATAATATACTTTAATTAATGTAATTTAACTTAAATGATATAATTTAACGTAAATTAATGTAATTAATGTAATTATTGTATTAATGTAATTTAATATAATTTAATCTAATTTAATATAATTTATGTATTTAATAAGCCATTTTTAAGAATTATATTTTTAAGAATTATATTAAAATGATAAATTTCTATAAATTATTATAAATTTATCCATGAGCTTATTTTAATATACTTTGAGAATATATATTATTTTTATTCTATATTTATTTTATCATATACAAATTAATTATAAAAATAATAAAAATAAAAAAAATAAAAAAATAAAAAAATATAACAAAAAATATAATATTTATAAAATCTTTAAAAATAGGATTTTAAAAATAAGAAAAAATATAAAAAGTAAGATATTAATAAATATTGAAATTAAAAATATTAAAAACACTGAACATGTAAAATTAAAATTAAAATTATGAAAATCTTAATTTATCATAATAATCTTAATTTGTAGGGACTTCTATAGATTTTGAATTATCAAGATCTTCATCTTTAGTT includes these proteins:
- a CDS encoding VWA domain-containing protein, producing MKKSVFPFTAIVGQEKIKKALVLNAVNPSIGGVLIKGDRGTGKTTAVRALADLLPEIEVVDGDIFNSDEESYKDFELYKAIDKNKDDDVLLVKKPMRVIELPLGATEDRVVGSLDIEKALHEGIKALEPGLLAQANRNILYIDEINLLDDNLVDVLLDAAAFGVNTIEREGISISHPSKFILIGTMNPEEGELRGQLSDRIGLKISVSGINNIEDRIEIMKQIDDFEKDPESFIAKYADAEDNLQKRIIMARKLLPSVSISDEYFEIIARLTRNLGVEGHRNDITILKTAKAIAAFNNHWKVTMDDLEESILLVLGEINECDNNQIQNQIQQAQSEMNQEENSEDSDDDENSSQNQDSSKEDDSNEDIQDDNSNEYVQDNDLNEDNGSDNSFDNNIDDNLNDLDSEDNLDENDEDKSDGENNEENNDLDNPSNDDYNNENQLQGEVNDSDKIDDEYQMDYNENKSEKEINEFDLESLEKDIRKMLVMEGREKEKFYGSRVNSKSEKGKYVKSKYSPNVSNSDIAIDATIRAAIKSKTSKNTELNKKNALKVDIKNEDIREKVRKHKARASIALVVDMSGSMLAEKKVNKIRGILERIIRNVNRNRDKLTVIGFKGRDSEVIIPSTKRPSSFLEKLDKITVGGTTPMASGLEKAIEILKNENKKGEFIPMLILLSDGMPNVGLTDSYNKKVRGSPINDVLAMGEELAENKIYTIIIDFEKKHKHGRNINMELAFLSNGRYYDLEEIYNPDIAIDKILTYERNML
- a CDS encoding vWA domain-containing protein yields the protein MVEGVKREKLYGKRVNSQSKKGKYVKSKISNNSEDVAIDATIRASVLNSNIKNSNINNNSKFNKYTKFNKDTNLKVNIKKEDLREKVRKHGTKLSIALIVDMSGSMISDEKLNRIKAILQKIILNVHVNKDKLAVIGFKGKDSEVIIPNTKRPNSFLNKLESITVGGTTPMAAGLKKGLEVLKKDLNKEEYIPMLMILSDGVTNVSLERSNINSNFNKRSKSLKYNNSSGKSKEYKSNKMIISNPIKDALAVGGEIAKYNIHTVIVNFEKEKNKGRSINKELTFITGGNFYDLEILGDKLSKDIFEVEGVDTNSMSFGSFKSDLSDMVLEKIIDYERDKI
- a CDS encoding ATP-binding protein: MDITIGENMRKSVFPFTAIVGQEKIKKALVLNAVNPSIGGVLIKGDRGTGKTTAVRALADLLPEIEVVDGDIFNSDEESYKDFELYKAIDKNKDDDVLLVKKPMRVIELPLGATEDRVVGSLDIEKALHEGIKALEPGLLAQANRNILYIDEINLLDDNLVDVLLDAAAFGVNTIEREGISISHPSKFILIGTMNPEEGELRGQLSDRIGLEIEVEGISNIEDRIKIMKRREAFERDPLSFRAKFNKKQEKLQNKIIKAKEILNDVVIDHVLLEVIARITLELSSEGHRSDISILKTAKTIASFNGNLTVDFDDLKEAISLVLGEDPLLNQRIQKIRNDIEKREKEGENDLDNDSFSFSNDNLQEKIKEQLEDSLNEKLKKANQNHENQELDKAFNDSNNKDLDNIELGDGESKEKDFINTSDFEDKDESNSKLNQGEKLENFNEFNIDGKFDIKKY